In the genome of Paenibacillus sp. FSL R5-0766, one region contains:
- a CDS encoding deoxyribonuclease IV, whose product MLKIGSHVSFSDKGLLSATKEASSYGSSSFMIYTGAPQNTRRKPIESMYIEEGKVAMQEGGMEDIVVHAPYIVNLGSYKDNTFRLAVDFLQEEIRRTHAIGVKNIVLHPGAFTDKDAHYGIGRIAEGLNEVLEGVKETDVNIALETMAGKGTEMGRSFEEIAQIIEKVTYNERLTVCMDTCHIHDAGYDIVNDFDGVLEQFDRTVGLDRIAVMHINDSKNAVGAHKDRHTPIGSGWIGFEAINRIVNHEKLQGRPFILETPWIGKEAKTQRPMYEVEIALLRGDVAGRFGQDFLTEVEQLQHFFKGKEIESRSYILDVWTLLKNDAKAKKADPREPLERLYDMVTEAALFPHLNEEQLNHRLIAWLAG is encoded by the coding sequence ATGCTGAAAATCGGCTCCCACGTGTCCTTTTCGGACAAGGGATTATTGAGTGCAACGAAGGAAGCGTCCTCGTACGGTTCCAGTTCGTTTATGATATATACGGGTGCACCACAGAATACACGTCGCAAGCCAATTGAGTCCATGTATATTGAAGAAGGCAAGGTTGCCATGCAAGAGGGTGGAATGGAAGATATCGTTGTCCATGCACCGTACATTGTTAATCTTGGCTCATACAAAGATAATACGTTTAGACTGGCTGTAGATTTCCTTCAGGAAGAGATTCGTCGGACACATGCTATTGGTGTGAAAAACATCGTATTACATCCCGGCGCATTTACAGACAAAGATGCCCACTATGGGATCGGACGGATCGCAGAAGGGTTGAATGAAGTGCTGGAAGGTGTGAAAGAGACGGATGTAAACATCGCTCTGGAAACCATGGCTGGCAAAGGTACGGAAATGGGTCGCAGTTTCGAAGAAATCGCTCAGATTATTGAGAAAGTAACGTATAACGAGCGCCTGACTGTGTGTATGGATACATGCCACATTCATGATGCCGGATATGATATCGTTAATGATTTTGACGGTGTACTGGAACAATTCGATCGTACGGTAGGACTTGACCGCATTGCCGTAATGCATATTAATGATAGTAAGAATGCTGTGGGTGCGCACAAGGACCGTCATACACCAATTGGCTCTGGCTGGATCGGGTTTGAAGCGATTAACCGCATCGTTAACCATGAGAAGCTTCAAGGACGTCCATTTATTCTGGAGACACCTTGGATTGGCAAAGAGGCCAAGACACAGCGTCCAATGTATGAGGTGGAGATTGCCCTGCTTCGTGGGGATGTTGCCGGTCGATTCGGCCAGGATTTCCTAACAGAAGTAGAACAGTTGCAACACTTTTTCAAAGGTAAAGAGATTGAGTCTCGTTCGTATATTCTGGATGTGTGGACGTTGCTCAAAAATGATGCCAAAGCCAAAAAGGCAGATCCGCGCGAACCGCTGGAACGCCTCTATGACATGGTGACTGAAGCTGCACTATTCCCGCATTTGAATGAAGAACAACTGAATCATCGCTTGATTGCATGGCTTGCGGGTTAA
- the purU gene encoding formyltetrahydrofolate deformylase: MEIHAKQVRPDSKNRADRARMLISCPDGPGIVAAVSHFLHQHGANIVQSDQYTMDPAGGMFFMRIEFDLPQLLVNLPKLEADFEEVASRFQMEWTLSAVSRKKKLAIFVSKEDHCLVELLWQWQAGDLDADIALVVSNHLDMKDYVESFGIPYHHIPVTADTKKEAEQRQLDVIGNDVDVIILARYMQIISPMFIEHYRNRIINIHHSFLPAFVGGKPYAQAYNRGVKIIGATAHYVTEELDGGPIIEQDVQRVSHGDDVTELKRIGRTIERVVLARAVKWHVEDRVLVHENKTVVF; the protein is encoded by the coding sequence ATGGAGATCCACGCTAAACAAGTACGCCCTGATTCTAAAAACCGCGCCGATCGTGCGCGCATGCTTATTTCCTGTCCGGATGGTCCAGGAATTGTAGCTGCCGTATCTCATTTCCTGCACCAGCATGGTGCAAACATTGTTCAGTCGGACCAGTATACCATGGACCCTGCTGGCGGCATGTTCTTTATGCGAATTGAGTTTGATCTTCCGCAATTGTTGGTCAATTTGCCGAAACTGGAAGCTGATTTTGAAGAAGTGGCAAGCCGTTTCCAAATGGAATGGACGTTATCTGCGGTTAGCCGCAAGAAGAAACTGGCTATCTTTGTATCCAAAGAAGATCACTGTCTGGTTGAATTATTGTGGCAATGGCAGGCAGGCGATCTGGATGCCGATATTGCTCTTGTGGTCAGCAACCATCTGGACATGAAAGACTATGTAGAATCATTCGGTATTCCATATCATCATATCCCAGTTACAGCAGATACGAAAAAAGAAGCGGAACAGCGCCAATTGGACGTCATCGGCAACGATGTGGATGTGATCATTTTGGCTCGTTACATGCAGATCATCTCTCCCATGTTCATTGAGCACTACCGTAATCGAATCATTAATATCCACCATTCGTTCCTGCCAGCCTTCGTGGGCGGTAAACCGTATGCGCAAGCGTACAACCGTGGTGTTAAAATTATCGGTGCGACAGCGCACTATGTTACGGAAGAACTGGATGGCGGACCAATTATCGAACAGGACGTGCAGCGTGTAAGCCACGGGGACGATGTAACCGAGCTGAAGCGTATTGGACGTACCATTGAGCGTGTTGTGCTCGCACGTGCCGTGAAATGGCATGTCGAAGACCGTGTTCTTGTTCACGAAAATAAAACCGTTGTATTTTAA
- a CDS encoding DUF2621 domain-containing protein gives MIFDSYAMILTSSSPSNWFMNTIAFWTFLLLGSMCIGGFFMMRKFLKVLPKADGKSKLDWQNYWVETSRHLWTDEAKAFLDQLVEPVPGPFRDIAKHSIAAEIGKIAVEDNATEVSRDHCIKGYIIATPKRDNKFLVKFLEKNKIDYSPYQHLIK, from the coding sequence ATGATTTTCGACTCCTACGCGATGATACTGACCAGCAGTTCCCCCAGCAATTGGTTTATGAATACGATCGCATTCTGGACTTTTTTATTGCTTGGCAGCATGTGTATCGGTGGATTTTTTATGATGCGCAAGTTTTTGAAAGTGCTACCAAAAGCGGACGGAAAGTCCAAACTGGATTGGCAGAATTATTGGGTTGAAACCAGCCGTCACTTATGGACAGATGAAGCCAAAGCTTTTTTGGATCAACTAGTGGAGCCTGTGCCCGGGCCATTTCGTGACATCGCCAAACATTCCATTGCTGCAGAGATCGGTAAGATTGCAGTCGAAGACAATGCCACGGAAGTATCGAGAGATCATTGCATCAAAGGATACATTATTGCCACACCGAAGCGGGATAATAAGTTTTTGGTAAAATTTTTGGAGAAAAACAAAATCGATTATTCCCCTTATCAACATTTGATTAAATAA
- the tkt gene encoding transketolase, which yields MTDKNEAIQKDENTTIDNLSITTVRTLAIDAIEKANSGHPGMPMGSAPMGYQLFAKTMTHNPDHPTWVNRDRFVLSAGHGSMLLYSLLHLSGYDLPMEELKQFRQWGSKTPGHPEFGHTAGVDATTGPLGQGIAMAVGMAMAEAQLGATYNKDKFNVVDHYTYAICGDGDLMEGVSHESASLAGRLHLGKLIMLFDSNDITLDGKLDLSSSESIAKRFEAYGWQVLRVEDGNDLPAIEKAIQEGQADTLRPTLIEVKTVIGYGSPNKQGKGGHGGTHGSPLGADEAKLTKEYYKWVYEENFHVPAEVRDHFAQVKDRGISANKAWDEKFAEYKKAFPELAAQFETAINGDLPEGWDRDLPKYAATDKALSTRVASGNALNGLAHNVPQLTGGSADLESSTMTHLNNLENFTPEDYSGRNIYFGIREFGMAGAMNGMALHSGVKVFGGTFFVFTDYLRPAVRLAALMGLPVTYVLTHDSIAVGEDGPTHEPIEQLASLRIIPNLTVIRPADGNETSAAWAYALENKSNPVALVLTRQNLPILEGTVEGSRENVKRGAYVVSDAKDGKAVAQIIATGSEVQLAVKAQAALAEQGIQVRVISMPSWDLFEKQDKAYKESVLLPDVKARLAIEMAYPMGWEKYVGDQGDILGISTFGASAPGDRVIQEYGFTVDNVVSRVKALL from the coding sequence ATGACTGACAAGAACGAAGCGATTCAAAAGGACGAGAACACTACAATCGACAACCTGTCGATTACTACCGTACGTACTTTGGCGATTGATGCAATTGAGAAGGCAAATTCCGGACATCCGGGTATGCCGATGGGCTCCGCTCCAATGGGGTACCAACTTTTTGCAAAAACGATGACTCATAACCCGGACCACCCAACTTGGGTTAACCGGGACCGTTTTGTCCTGTCTGCAGGACATGGCTCCATGTTGCTGTACAGCTTGCTGCACCTGAGCGGATATGATCTTCCAATGGAAGAACTGAAACAGTTCCGTCAATGGGGAAGCAAAACTCCGGGTCACCCGGAATTCGGACATACTGCAGGTGTTGATGCAACTACCGGCCCACTGGGTCAAGGTATTGCAATGGCTGTAGGTATGGCGATGGCTGAAGCTCAACTGGGCGCAACATACAATAAAGACAAATTCAACGTAGTTGACCACTACACTTACGCAATCTGTGGTGATGGCGACTTGATGGAAGGCGTATCTCATGAATCAGCTTCCCTGGCTGGACGTCTGCACCTGGGCAAACTGATCATGTTGTTCGACTCTAATGACATCACGTTGGATGGTAAATTGGATCTGTCTTCTTCCGAAAGCATCGCGAAGCGTTTTGAAGCTTATGGCTGGCAAGTGCTGCGCGTTGAAGATGGTAACGATCTGCCTGCAATTGAAAAAGCAATTCAGGAAGGTCAAGCAGATACACTGCGTCCTACACTGATCGAAGTTAAAACGGTTATCGGTTATGGTAGCCCGAACAAACAAGGTAAAGGCGGCCACGGCGGTACTCACGGATCTCCACTGGGTGCAGACGAAGCCAAATTGACTAAAGAGTATTACAAATGGGTTTACGAAGAAAACTTCCACGTACCAGCTGAAGTTCGCGATCACTTTGCACAAGTGAAAGATCGTGGTATCTCTGCTAACAAAGCTTGGGATGAGAAATTTGCCGAGTACAAAAAAGCTTTCCCTGAGCTGGCAGCTCAATTCGAAACAGCGATTAACGGCGACCTTCCAGAAGGTTGGGACCGTGATCTTCCTAAATATGCAGCAACAGACAAAGCTCTTTCCACTCGTGTAGCATCCGGTAACGCTCTGAACGGTCTGGCACACAACGTGCCACAACTGACAGGTGGATCTGCTGACTTGGAAAGCTCCACAATGACTCACCTGAACAACCTGGAGAACTTCACACCAGAAGATTACTCCGGCCGTAACATCTACTTCGGTATCCGTGAATTCGGTATGGCTGGAGCAATGAACGGTATGGCACTGCACAGTGGTGTGAAAGTATTCGGAGGTACGTTCTTCGTATTTACCGATTACCTGCGTCCGGCTGTTCGTCTGGCTGCCCTGATGGGATTGCCTGTAACGTATGTTCTGACTCACGACAGTATCGCTGTTGGTGAAGACGGTCCTACGCACGAACCAATCGAGCAACTGGCATCACTGCGTATCATTCCTAACCTGACGGTTATTCGTCCGGCTGATGGTAATGAAACTTCGGCTGCTTGGGCTTATGCGCTTGAGAACAAGAGCAACCCGGTTGCACTCGTACTCACTCGTCAAAACCTGCCGATCCTGGAAGGTACGGTTGAAGGTTCACGTGAGAACGTGAAACGTGGTGCTTATGTTGTCTCTGATGCAAAAGATGGCAAAGCGGTAGCACAAATCATTGCTACAGGTTCTGAAGTGCAATTGGCTGTTAAAGCTCAAGCAGCACTTGCTGAACAAGGCATCCAAGTTCGCGTAATCAGCATGCCAAGCTGGGATCTGTTCGAGAAACAAGACAAAGCTTACAAAGAGTCCGTTCTTCTTCCGGATGTTAAAGCTCGTCTTGCGATTGAAATGGCTTATCCAATGGGCTGGGAGAAATATGTTGGAGATCAAGGTGACATTCTCGGAATCAGCACATTTGGTGCATCCGCGCCTGGCGACCGTGTTATCCAAGAATATGGCTTTACAGTGGACAACGTGGTTAGCCGCGTAAAAGCACTGCTGTAA
- a CDS encoding pyrimidine/purine nucleoside phosphorylase: MSQFDQVSVVKEANIYYDGQVTSRTVILGDGSKVTLGIMLPGSYEFGTDSREIMEILSGDLKVLLPGEEEWQEIQGQATFHVPAESKFKLEIRSVTDYVCSYPAE; encoded by the coding sequence ATGTCACAATTCGATCAAGTCAGTGTAGTGAAAGAGGCCAACATTTATTATGATGGTCAGGTAACCAGCAGAACAGTTATTTTGGGGGATGGCAGCAAAGTGACTCTGGGCATCATGCTTCCAGGCAGTTATGAGTTCGGTACGGATTCCCGTGAAATTATGGAGATTCTGTCCGGAGATCTGAAAGTATTGCTTCCCGGAGAAGAAGAGTGGCAAGAGATTCAAGGCCAAGCTACGTTCCACGTGCCTGCCGAATCCAAATTTAAACTGGAGATACGCAGCGTTACTGACTACGTCTGCTCGTACCCGGCGGAATAA